A region of the Cupriavidus taiwanensis genome:
TTCAGCTCGCGGATCACGCGCGGCGACAGGAACTGCAGCAGGAAGCTCTCGTCCTTGAAGTTGCGCATGGCGAAGTCCAGCGTCTTGCGCCAGTCGGTGCCGGCGATCTCTGGCGCCCAGCGGTAGTCCTCGTCGGTCGGGCTCTCGCACATGCGGCGCAAATCCTGGAACATCAGGAAGCCCACCGTGTAGGGGTTCATGCCGCTGTAGTACGGGCTGTGGTACGGCGGCTGGTAGATGACGTTGGTGTGCGCCTGCAGCAGCTCCATCATGAAGGCGTCGTTGACCAGCTTTTCCTCGTACAGCTGGTTGATGATGGTGTAATGCCAGAACGTGGCCCAGCCTTCGTTCATCACCTTGGTCTGGCGCTGCGGATAGAAATACTGCGCGATCTTGCGCACGATGCGCACGATCTCGCGCTGCCACGGCGCCAGCTTGGGGGCATTCTTTTCGATGAAATACAGCAGGTTCTCCTGCGGCTCGGGCGGGAACGGCACATCCGGCTCGGTCGTGTCGTCCTCGGACGCCAGCGCGTGCGGCCGGTGCTTGGGCAGCGTGCGCCACAGGTCGTTGACCTGCATCTGCAGGTAGTTCTCGCGGTCGGCCTGGCGCGCCTTTTCCTCGGTGATCGACAGCTTCTTGGGCCGCTTGTAGCGGTCCACGCCATAGTTCTGCAGCGCGTGGCAGGAGTCCAGCAGCAGTTCCACCTCCTGCTCGCCGTAGCGCTGCTCGCACTCGGCCACGTAGTTCTTGGCGAACAGCAGGTAGTCGACGATGGCGTCGGCGTTGGTCCAGGTGCGGAACAGGTAGTTGCCCTTGAAGAAGGAGTTGTGGCCGTAGCAGGCATGCGCGATCGTCAGCGCCTGCATCGGCATGGTGTTCTCCTCCATCAGGTAGGCGATGCAGGGATTGGAATTGATGACGATCTCGTACGCCAGCCCCATGTGGCCGCGCTGGTAGCTGCGCTCCGACGCCAGGAAGTGCTTGCCGTAGGACCAGTGGCTGTAGCCCACCGGCAGCCCCGCCGACGCATAGGCGTCGAGCATCTGCTCGGCGGTGATGATCTCGATCTGGTTGGGATAGGTATCCAGGCCGAATTCGCCGGCGATGCGGGAAATCTCGCGGTCATACCGGTTGATCAGCTCGAAGGTCCATTCCGAACCCGTGGACAGATAAGCCATCGTCGCCCCTTTCGTCCGCGCAAGACAGGCAGGCCGGTGCTTGCGGCACGCGCGCGCCGCCAGGTCCCCTGTCTTGCCAATATTGCCCTTCTTCACCGCGGCTTGCCGGCAACCCGCCGGCCAGCACTGATTATGCCGCGCGTTTCTGGAACAGGTCGTGCAGCACCGGGTAGATTTCGTCCGCGCCGATGATGCGCTGCATCGCAAAGTGATCGAACTGGCTCTTCACCGTCAGATACTCTTCCCAGAGGTTCTGCGGCTCTTCCGACGCTACCTCCACATACGCGTAATACTGCACCAGCGGCAGGATCGACTCGCGCAGCAGCCGCCCGCACAGCTCGGAATCGCCGGCCCAGTTATCCCCGTCCGAGGCCTGCGCGCAATAGATGTTCCACTGGCTGGGCGGATAGCGGTCGTGGATGACCTCCACCATCAGCTTCAGCGCGCTCGACACGACGGTTCCGCCGGACTCGCGCGAGTGGAAGAAATCTTCCTCTTCGACTTCCTTCGCCACGGTGTGATGGCGGATAAACACCACGTCGATGCGCTCGTAGTTGCGCTTCAGGAACAGGTACAGCAGCATGAAGAAGCGCTTGGCCAGGTCCTTGCGGCTCTCGTCCATCGAGCCGGACACGTCCATCAGGCAGAACATCACCGCCTGGGCCTGCGGGCGCTTCTTCAGCACGCGGTTGTTGTAGCGCAGGTCGAGCTTCTCGATAAAGGGAACGCGATCGATGCAGGCGCGCAGGTGCCGCATCTTCTCCATCAGCTCGAGCGTGCCTTCGGCATACGGTCCGTCCTGCTCCAGTGCCTCGGCATAGGCCAGCTCAAGCTGGCGCAGGCGCTTCTGGTAAGGGCTGGACAAGGCGATACGCCGCCCCAGCGAACTGCGCATGGTGCGCAGGATCGACAGGTTGGACGGGGTGCCGTCGATGGAATAGCCGGCGCGCACCTTGCGCACCTCGGCAATCTTGGCGAGGTGGCGCTTGGCCAGGTCCGGCAGCGCCATGTCCTCGAAGAAGAAATTGAGGAAGTCCTCGCGCGACAGCGTGAAGACGAAATCGTCCTCGCCCTCGCCGCTGTCGCTGGCCCGCGAACCGGTCCCGCCGCCGCCCTGCTGCTGGCGGTCGAAGGAATCGCCCTTGACGAACTTCTTGTTGCCAGGGTGAATCCACTCGCGCCGCCCGCCCGGGCCGTGGTGGAAGATCGGTTCGCTGATGTCCTTGACCGGAATGGACACCTGCCCGCTCTGCTCGATGTCCATGATCTTCCGGCCGGACACCGCCTTTGCCACCGCTTGCCGGATCTGCTCGCGGTAGCGCTTGATGAAGCGTTGCTGGTTGACGGCACTCTTGTTGCCGCCGTTTTCGCGCCGATCGATGACCGTAGCCATATGTTGCCCTCGTTGAGAGACCTGTTCCGCGGCGCCGTTACGATGACTTTCTTACGCGCAGATACCACTCCACCAACAGTCTCACTTGCTTGGGCGTATACCCCTTCTCGACCATGCGGTTGACGAAGTTCTCGTGCTTGTCCTGGTCTTCGCGCGAAGACTTGGCGTTGAACGAGATCACCGGAAGCAGGTCCTCCGTGGTGGAGAACATGCGCTTCTCGATCACCATCCGCAGCTTTTCATAGCTGGTCCAGACCGGGTTCTTGCCACCGTTGTTGGCCCGCGCCCGCAGCACGAAGTTGACGATCTCGTTGCGGAAGTCCTTCGGGTTGGAGATCCCCGCGGGCTTTTCCACTTTCTCGAGCTCGTCGTTCAGCGCGTTGCGGTCGAGGATTTCGCCGGTGTTGGGATCGCGGTACTCCTGGTCCTGGATCCACAGGTCGGCGAACACCACATAGCGGTCGAAGATGTTCTGCCCGTACTCAGAATACGATTCAAGGTAGGCGGTCTGGATCTCCTTGCCGATGAACTCCACGAACGGGGTGGTCAGGTACTCCTTGATATACGACAGCAGCTTGGCTTCCTGCTC
Encoded here:
- a CDS encoding SpoVR family protein, with the protein product MAYLSTGSEWTFELINRYDREISRIAGEFGLDTYPNQIEIITAEQMLDAYASAGLPVGYSHWSYGKHFLASERSYQRGHMGLAYEIVINSNPCIAYLMEENTMPMQALTIAHACYGHNSFFKGNYLFRTWTNADAIVDYLLFAKNYVAECEQRYGEQEVELLLDSCHALQNYGVDRYKRPKKLSITEEKARQADRENYLQMQVNDLWRTLPKHRPHALASEDDTTEPDVPFPPEPQENLLYFIEKNAPKLAPWQREIVRIVRKIAQYFYPQRQTKVMNEGWATFWHYTIINQLYEEKLVNDAFMMELLQAHTNVIYQPPYHSPYYSGMNPYTVGFLMFQDLRRMCESPTDEDYRWAPEIAGTDWRKTLDFAMRNFKDESFLLQFLSPRVIRELKLFSVLDDDREGKLRVTAIHDDEGYRAIRQLMAAQYDLSSMEPNIQVTNVDVGGDRSLTLRHLQNDRRPLAHNFDEVVRHVTRLWGFTVRLEVAYEDGRTELKYECKPERRHRRPHGSGLSLAA
- a CDS encoding YeaH/YhbH family protein, coding for MATVIDRRENGGNKSAVNQQRFIKRYREQIRQAVAKAVSGRKIMDIEQSGQVSIPVKDISEPIFHHGPGGRREWIHPGNKKFVKGDSFDRQQQGGGGTGSRASDSGEGEDDFVFTLSREDFLNFFFEDMALPDLAKRHLAKIAEVRKVRAGYSIDGTPSNLSILRTMRSSLGRRIALSSPYQKRLRQLELAYAEALEQDGPYAEGTLELMEKMRHLRACIDRVPFIEKLDLRYNNRVLKKRPQAQAVMFCLMDVSGSMDESRKDLAKRFFMLLYLFLKRNYERIDVVFIRHHTVAKEVEEEDFFHSRESGGTVVSSALKLMVEVIHDRYPPSQWNIYCAQASDGDNWAGDSELCGRLLRESILPLVQYYAYVEVASEEPQNLWEEYLTVKSQFDHFAMQRIIGADEIYPVLHDLFQKRAA